In one window of Littorina saxatilis isolate snail1 linkage group LG11, US_GU_Lsax_2.0, whole genome shotgun sequence DNA:
- the LOC138980301 gene encoding toll-like receptor 13: MAHLTGFLLFLTSLSWFALSLLPSEVSPDFVRKGSQTCKIPTPKGGKRYDCYDRKCWCTKTRANCSDNKGSLLFVPRLPRGIQFLDLSYDNLSTIPQDFFANVTNLTSVSLSNNFIASIAEGAFEALKRLEVVFLDNNFHLTGEVLKPVFESKTLKCVDLRYGKLKTLPKNAYESPNLEEFYFHDEKVTVLNFSGFESVTKLRLLDWSGNYVKQIVPGLMRKLEILDLSNNPLSSFPDTCNAKAASFFPRLTLLNLKNNQIHSVPSQLCLPRLQHLDLSGNLLQYMSPNTFHLALFPQLNKLYLEAMDIHIKNIDAFAFNNTHLKSISLMYDNLKFSDEESIAKDSFAGCLNLKGLQLSSNVFSGVSDERFLGLFGNLTRLDTIYMGKTSLERISVRTFAKFPRLKSLFLYLNKITVIPDGAFAGNPLLEELNLNDNHVTTVTRTTFTDANRHSLKQLDLSGNPFSCDCDLRWFSDWLRSNKTLFKHSRSSYNCSNLHQEVASFTMPDQACLLSRDTSEFIVVSVSLLLMAMTLVSAVFRYRWHIRLLLYEVFRGRDDVRRRRLEEGNFDYDVFVSYASEDLPWVYATVMPELEHRLGLRLCVHERDFIPGKNIVDNIADCVESSKKILVVFSNHFLHSQWCQFELAYCLRHVMDYDDALIVVCLGDVASRDLTSSMMAVMKTTTYIQWVDDDDAIASFWGRLQMALQEVVPNRT, from the coding sequence ATGGCACATCTTACTGGATTCTTGCTTTTCTTGACATCGTTGAGCTGGTTTGCACTCAGTTTGCTACCCTCTGAGGTGTCGCCAGACTTTGTGAGAAAAGGCAGCCAAACCTGCAAGATCCCAACGCCTAAGGGAGGTAAGCGTTACGACTGTTATGACCGGAAGTGCTGGTGCACCAAGACCAGGGCAAACTGCTCGGATAACAAAGGCAGTCTCTTGTTCGTCCCCAGACTGCCACGTGGCATTCAGTTCTTGGACCTCTCCTACGACAACCTCAGCACAATCCCTCAGGATTTCTTCGCCAACGTGACCAACTTGACGTCTGTCTCGCTCAGCAACAACTTCATCGCCAGCATCGCTGAAGGGGCGTTTGAGGCGCTGAAGCGGTTGGAGGTGGTGTTCTTGGATAACAACTTCCACCTGACCGGGGAAGTCCTGAAGCCTGTCTTTGAATCTAAGACGTTGAAGTGTGTAGATCTTCGGTATGGAAAACTAAAGACACTTCCCAAGAACGCGTACGAGTCGCCAAACTTGGAAGAGTTTTATTTTCACGATGAAAAGGTCACAGTTTTGAATTTCTCCGGGTTTGAATCTGTAACAAAGCTGCGCTTGTTAGATTGGTCAGGTAACTACGTCAAGCAAATCGTCCCAGGTTTGATGAGAAAGTTGGAGATCTTGGATTTATCAAACAACCCACTGTCGTCTTTCCCAGATACATGTAACGCCAAGGCCGCGTCATTCTTTCCACGTTTAACTTTGCTGAACTTGAAGAACAACCAGATCCACTCCGTCCCTTCTCAATTATGTCTGCCCAGACTGCAGCATCTGGATCTCAGCGGAAACCTACTTCAGTATATGTCACCGAACACGTTTCACCTCGCTCTCTTTCCGCAGCTCAACAAGCTTTACCTTGAGGCCATGGATATACACATTAAAAACATCGACGCCTTCGCTTTTAACAACACCCACCTGAAGTCGATTTCTCTCATGTATGACAACCTCAAGTTTTCAGACGAAGAATCCATTGCGAAGGACAGTTTCGCTGGATGCCTTAATCTTAAGGGTCTTCAGCTCAGTAGCAATGTCTTCAGTGGAGTGTCAGACGAGAGGTTCCTCGGCCTGTTCGGGAATCTGACTAGGTTGGACACCATTTACATGGGTAAGACCTCCCTGGAGAGAATCAGTGTCCGGACCTTTGCCAAATTTCCTCGCTTGAAGAGTCTGTTTCTGTATCTGAACAAAATAACTGTCATCCCGGACGGCGCTTTTGCGGGCAACCCTCTACTGGAAGAGTTAAACCTGAACGATAACCACGTCACCACCGTCACGAGAACAACGTTCACTGATGCAAATCGTCACAGTTTGAAGCAACTAGACCTCAGTGGGAACCCGTTTTCCTGTGACTGTGACCTGCGATGGTTCAGTGACTGGCTGAGGAGCAACAAAACACTCTTCAAACACTCCCGCTCATCCTACAACTGTTCCAACCTTCACCAGGAGGTGGCTTCCTTCACCATGCCTGACCAGGCCTGTCTGCTGTCTCGTGACACGAGCGAGTTTATTGTGGTCAGTGTCTCTCTGCTGCTGATGGCTATGACTCTAGTGTCTGCTGTCTTTCGCTACCGCTGGCACATCCGTCTGCTGCTGTACGAAGTCTTCAGAGGGAGAGATGACGTCAGGAGACGTCGCCTGGAGGAAGGGAACTTTGACTATGACGTCTTCGTGTCCTACGCCTCTGAAGATCTTCCCTGGGTGTACGCAACTGTCATGCCGGAGCTGGAGCACCGCCTGGGGCTGAGGCTGTGTGTCCACGAGAGAGACTTCATCCCCGGCAAGAACATCGTGGACAACATCGCGGACTGTGTGGAAAGCAGCAAGAAGATCCTGGTGGTCTTCTCCAATCATTTTCTCCACAGCCAGTGGTGTCAGTTTGAACTTGCTTACTGCCTTCGTCACGTCATGGATTACGATGACGCGTTGATTGTTGTCTGCCTGGGTGACGTGGCGTCACGTGACCTGACGTCATCCATGATGGCAGTGATGAAGACCACGACCTACATCCAGTGGGTTGACGATGATGACGCCATAGCCTCGTTTTGGGGCAGGCTGCAGATGGCGCTGCAAGAAGTTGTTCCAAATCGTACTTGA